The Gottschalkia purinilytica sequence TTTATTAAAAATATGTTTTATTTGTTTTAAATAGTTAGTACAACTAGTATCTTCATTATTTTTCTCATCATAGATCTGCCATTCTGAAAGTTTTTCTATAATCTTAATTTCAAATTGTTTTTCTTCAAAATGTTTTATAACACAAGACTTAATAATAGTTGGAGTAAATTCTGATACAAGCTGTAAGTTATCTAAATCATTTGCAACCGCTTCCTCCATCAACTTTATCATTTGAGTTGATTCCATAGTACCAATTTTAAGTGAATAAGGATTTTCATCGAAAATTATTCTATCAATTATATAGTCCTTTAAAGACGATATTGAATTACAATTAAGCTCAAAGAAGAAATCATTATATATATTAATGAAGTTGCTTAACTCTATTTCTCCTTTATCAACATAATCAATAAGTTCGTAAAGCCTTATAATAACTTTATCTTTACGTAAATGTCTGTAAATAGATATACCATCTAAAGCTAATTTAAATTTTACTAACTCAGAGTTATTAGTAAAATATCTGTCCATCTTAAATTCACCTCTTTATCATAAATTTAAAATAATATAATATGAATTTCTTGATCATTATTTTTTAAATTATATCATATTGAGCAAACAATATTACCTAATATTTAACAGACTGTGTGGAATTATTCCGCCCTCTCTAGGTAGGAGATGGACAATACTAATTTAGTAAATACTAGATATTCTTACTAAGTTATTATATGATAACTTCAAAACGACTAAAAACTAAATATTATATAAGCTTGTCTTATTAGAAATATTGACTTAGAAAACATACACTTCTATAAATAATAGTACATCTAAGTAAATGTGTAGTATCTCGCTAATAAACTCATATGTAAGGTAAATGTTTATAGATTATATTAATTATAAACATTTACTTCAGCGTTAAGCAGTCTGTAAATCTATTAATAAATATAGCGTATAGTATACTATACGCTATATTTAATCTTTAATATTCTACTTTAATTTTAGTATGTTATTGTTTTAGGTAAGATTTGAATACTTTGTCTTTTTACGAATTGTCCAAATCCTGGTTTAACCATAATTCCTTTAATTCCTCTTATATGTTTATCTATTAATTCAGGATGATCTTTCCTATAACTTCTTTTATATTCATCACTGTGTAAATGTGGAAATTTTTCAAATATTTCAGAGTATTTTTCTTCAACTCCTGATGGATATTCATGTACTATTGTTTTTAATTCTTCATCTGTTAATTGTGGTAACGTTCCTTCTTGTTTTTCATCATATACCACATGTCCACGAACTATAGTTTTAACTGGTTTACCTTTTAACTTCATCCCTTTAAATGGAGTATAACCACACATAGTAACCGTTTCTTTTGTTATAGTCCATTCTTTATTTAAGTCTATTATTGTAAAGTCAGCATCTGATCCTATAGCTATTGTACCTTTCTTAGGATATAACCCATAATGTTTTGCAGCATTAGTTGACAATATATCTACTAATTTGCTTAAAGAAACTCTTCCTTTATTATATCCCTCACTTATTAATATAGGTACCATAGTTTCAACTCCAGGGAATCCTGGAAATGCAGTCCATATTGTCATGTCTTCTCTATTTTTTTCACTTTCTATTTCATAAGGAGCATGATCAGTAGCTATAAAGTCAACACTTCCATTTTTAAGTCCTTCCCATAATTCTTCATTATCTTTTTTATTTCTCAGTGGAGGTGCTACTTTTGCAAAAGCTCCGTGTTCTTTCAATGCATCTTGATAATTTAATGTTAAATAGTGAGGACAAGTTTCTGAAGTTGCATTAATCCCTCTTTTCTTAGCTTCACCTATTAATTTAGCACCTATCCCTGTACTCATATGAACTATATGTAGTCTTGCATTAGTCTCTTCGGCAAAGCTTATTCCTAGCTCTATAGCAACTTTTTCCGCTAATTCCATTCTAGCTTCTGACCATGCAGTAGCATCTAGCTTTCCACCTTTTTGGAATTTTTTAACATAGAAATCACACATAGCGAAGTTTTCAGCATGAACTCCTATTGGAAGTCCTGTTTCAGCAACTGCTCTAAAACATTCTAACATTTCTGGGTCAGTAACCCTTGGATAAGTTGGAACTGACGGAGTCATGTAGACTTTGAATGCAACTACTCCATAGTCAGCTTGTTCTTTAACGTTATGCATCCAACCTTCTCTTACGTCTTCTCCTGTTACCCCACCCCACATAGCAAAGTCTACAACTGATTGAGGTTGACAAAGATCTATTTTTAGCTTTAGTTGATCAACACTTCTTGCTGAAGGAACTGTACAACATGGCATGTCTATAATAGTAGTTATACCACCTGTCGCAGCAGCTGCTGTTCCTGTTAAGAAGTTCTCTCTATGAGGAAATCCTTGATACATAAAATGGGTATGTGAATCTATACACCCTGGTAAAGTTAATTGTTCTTCTACATCTATCGTTTCTTTTGCTTCTACCCCTTCGATACAATTAGATATTCCTGATATCTTTTCATCTTTAACTAGAATATTAGTGACAATCGTGTTATCACCTAGAGGTATTCTAGCATTTTTAAGAATTAAATCGTACATAGTTAATTCCTCCTAATAATTAAAATTCATTTTAACCTGTAGTAATAGTCTTTTTCTATTTAATTATTTGCAGAGTTGGTATCTACATCATTAATTCATTTATTTTTATTAAGCTATAGAGTCTCTGAATTCTTAACTTATTATTAAGTTGTTAAACAGCTAAAATTATCACTAAAAAATCGCCTATTTCCAGGATCATATTAAGTGCCTCTCAAACAATAAATAGATATGTAAATTTTCATAAATCTAAAACTTACAGTTCAACTAAAAGTAAATATAGAATAAAAAAATTACTCTATCTACAAACTCCCATTAAAGAAAAGAGTTATAAAAAATACTTTCAATATGAACTATTATCTATTATTTTAAAAATACGTTATAGATTAGAAAATCTAATACTATTCAGACATATCACAACTATTTATGTATATTATCTCTCTTAGTTTCATTTCTATACATATAGTTTTACTTTATATTTAGTTCGTTCTCTAATTGTTGTATAGGTATTGAAACAAATGATTTATTATAATCCATATTATATTTATTCCTTTTATTTCTTTAATATAAAAAAAGGAAATATATTAGAAGTTCTAATATATTTCCTTTTCTATGTTTATTTCTTTAAAAGTTGCTTTATCTTCAAAGAAATTTCTAGATTCAGTCTATCATTTGGATTTTCTAAATCCATCCCCGTTATTTCTTTTATTCTTTGAATTCTATAAAGTACCGTATTATAGTGAGTAAATAAAGAATCAGACATTTTCTTTAGATTACCATTATTTAAAAAATAGGCTTCTAAGGTTTTAACTAATTCAGTAGATTTTCTACTATCATATTCTACAAGAGATCTTATGGTACTGTTATAAAATTTAACCAATTCTTCTTCTAAGTGTTCTTGGCACAGTATTTTAAATATCCCTAAATCTTCGAATCTTACAACTGAACTTTCGCTTAATATTTTACCTGCACTTATAGCTTTTACAGAATCTGTATAACTACTATTAAAGCTTTCGAGCCCTTTATATACCCTTCCTATTCCAACTCTTAAATCTATTCTTTCATACTTTTCTATCATTAAATCTATTTGTTCTACCAAATTATCTATAACACCCTTAATTTCCATATCACTTCTAAAGGATACAAGAACCATCATTCTCTCAATCTTACTAGCAACAATTCCTGTTATATTTAAGTTTTCTAGAATTTTTTCTATATTATCATGTATATTAGAGATATATTGTTGTAATGAATCCGTAGTTAAATCTATTTTATTAAAATGATCCTCTTTATTCTTTATTTTAAACGTTATGCTCAAAAAATTATCTCTTCTATTTAAATTAAAAAATGAGGCTCTATCTATAGCTTTTTCTTTTCTTTTTTCATCTAAAGATATTAAATCCTCTATAAACTCAGATTTATATCTGTTTTCTACCTCTCTTAAAGATAATACCTTAAGAACTTCAAGAGCCATAGTAGTAGAAGCTATTTCCAAAACTGATAAATCATATCCTCCTAAAGAACTGTTTATTCCCCAAGCAAAAATATGACCAAAAACGCTATCTTTAGCTATAATAGGAACAACCATTCTTTTTACATATTTTGAATTTATAAGCTCATTTGTTTCATCTATTTTCTTCTCTTTATATTTTTCATGATTAATATAAAAATGTTCCATATTATTTATGAGTATTTTTTTTATAGAATCATCACAAAATTCTAGTTTTTTAATCATCGTATCAGGAAATTCTAGCTTTACAATGATAGGATTCTTTATATTGTCACTAATAAGTTTAGTAACTTCTTCTATATCAAAACCGTTTAACATTGCATTCATAAACTGTTCATATATCTTTTCAATTTTCTTTAACAAGTAAGCTTGTCTATTAAATATTTCATTAAAAATAGGGGTCATTATATCTGAAAGTGGCGTGTCAGAATGAATGTCTATTATAGGGAAATTAAGTTCTTCTGATAAACTTAATACTTCATATGGAAGTGATTCTAAATAAGGAGATATTTTTACTCCTATACCTGCAAGCCCTTTTTTTGAACATTCTCTAATAAGATTTTTTTGTTCTTCTAGGCTGATTTTATTTAAAGAATATCCAGTTGTAAGTAAAAAGTCTCCTTCTCCTATCCAACTAGATATATCAGGATCAGCCATGACATTTACACTAGACATAGTATTTCTGATTCCTTTATATCCAGAAATAATTTTGCAGTTTTTCATGCATTCCATATTTAGAGCATCTTCGATTGTTATTCCATTTTGTCTTCCCATGTTAATCTACTCCTTGAAAAGATATTTATACAATATTAGTCAATTTTTTAGTCAATGAGATTTAAAGCATTATATATAACAAATATTAAATGAATTATAAATTAAGTCCTTAATAAGAATTTATCATATTTTCATAAAATTTTCATAAAAAATAAAATTTTATCTTAATAAATTACTATACCTTTTATCTTTTAAAATTATAACTTAGATTTATATAAATCAAAGAATACAACCTATATTATTAAGTAATTCATACTGCTAAATATATATTTTTTTCATGTGATTTTCAAGTATTTAATTAGTCCTATTTTAATTCAAACAATTCTATTTAACTTTATGAATTACTTAACCCTTAACCTTAACTTCACCGTATTATAAATTTTCAAATAAAAAGGGACTTTACATTCAATAAATATAAAGTCCCCCACCCTCTATATCAACAAATATTATAATTTGCTGTATACAATTTTTACAGTTTCGTCTCTTAACTCTTTTCCTGAGTTTACTAAGCTTTCACATTCTTTTTTAATGTTAGCTACATAATCTTGGTCGCTGATTCCGCCTAAGTTAATTAGTACGTTAAATACAGCCCCTTCTAATCCTGAACATGCTAATAATGCTCCAACACCAGCATCTGTTATAGCGTTTTGGTTTCCATATTCAGCAAATAC is a genomic window containing:
- a CDS encoding dihydroorotase, with protein sequence MYDLILKNARIPLGDNTIVTNILVKDEKISGISNCIEGVEAKETIDVEEQLTLPGCIDSHTHFMYQGFPHRENFLTGTAAAATGGITTIIDMPCCTVPSARSVDQLKLKIDLCQPQSVVDFAMWGGVTGEDVREGWMHNVKEQADYGVVAFKVYMTPSVPTYPRVTDPEMLECFRAVAETGLPIGVHAENFAMCDFYVKKFQKGGKLDATAWSEARMELAEKVAIELGISFAEETNARLHIVHMSTGIGAKLIGEAKKRGINATSETCPHYLTLNYQDALKEHGAFAKVAPPLRNKKDNEELWEGLKNGSVDFIATDHAPYEIESEKNREDMTIWTAFPGFPGVETMVPILISEGYNKGRVSLSKLVDILSTNAAKHYGLYPKKGTIAIGSDADFTIIDLNKEWTITKETVTMCGYTPFKGMKLKGKPVKTIVRGHVVYDEKQEGTLPQLTDEELKTIVHEYPSGVEEKYSEIFEKFPHLHSDEYKRSYRKDHPELIDKHIRGIKGIMVKPGFGQFVKRQSIQILPKTITY
- a CDS encoding PucR family transcriptional regulator produces the protein MGRQNGITIEDALNMECMKNCKIISGYKGIRNTMSSVNVMADPDISSWIGEGDFLLTTGYSLNKISLEEQKNLIRECSKKGLAGIGVKISPYLESLPYEVLSLSEELNFPIIDIHSDTPLSDIMTPIFNEIFNRQAYLLKKIEKIYEQFMNAMLNGFDIEEVTKLISDNIKNPIIVKLEFPDTMIKKLEFCDDSIKKILINNMEHFYINHEKYKEKKIDETNELINSKYVKRMVVPIIAKDSVFGHIFAWGINSSLGGYDLSVLEIASTTMALEVLKVLSLREVENRYKSEFIEDLISLDEKRKEKAIDRASFFNLNRRDNFLSITFKIKNKEDHFNKIDLTTDSLQQYISNIHDNIEKILENLNITGIVASKIERMMVLVSFRSDMEIKGVIDNLVEQIDLMIEKYERIDLRVGIGRVYKGLESFNSSYTDSVKAISAGKILSESSVVRFEDLGIFKILCQEHLEEELVKFYNSTIRSLVEYDSRKSTELVKTLEAYFLNNGNLKKMSDSLFTHYNTVLYRIQRIKEITGMDLENPNDRLNLEISLKIKQLLKK